Proteins encoded within one genomic window of Rubritalea squalenifaciens DSM 18772:
- a CDS encoding RluA family pseudouridine synthase, translating to MLASDSHLRKIPIRPPLLQGWLIKAQGKTALGDITSSHLRAGPSDFDTMKIHVDDTTGTRLDVFLTSKLPELSRAKIQALLKSGDILVNNAKAKPKNPVNAGDEVTINIPEPETEELLPEDIPLDVLYEDEHIIVINKEHGLVVHPAAGNASGTLVNALLHHCQGQLAVTEDNERPGIVHRLDKDTSGCIVVAKSNLALKSLLKQFADRDTKKQYLAAVQGRPKLSEDTIFTNIGRHPVNRMKMAVVNPGSGKPAITSYKVLGTHEENDTSLMLCDIHTGRTHQIRVHMVHIGTPILGDPIYSKISRQKSQPGRLMLHARRLVLNHPATGESMEFLAPIPNEFHPWTEPFYSPESHKA from the coding sequence ATGCTTGCATCAGACTCACATTTGAGGAAGATCCCGATCCGCCCACCGCTACTACAAGGCTGGTTGATTAAAGCTCAGGGTAAAACAGCTCTCGGCGACATCACATCCAGCCACCTCAGAGCCGGGCCAAGCGATTTCGACACCATGAAGATTCACGTAGATGATACCACCGGTACACGATTGGATGTATTTCTGACATCCAAGCTACCTGAGCTTTCTAGAGCGAAGATCCAGGCGCTACTAAAGTCTGGAGACATCTTGGTGAACAACGCCAAGGCCAAACCCAAAAATCCCGTCAACGCGGGTGACGAGGTAACTATCAATATTCCTGAGCCCGAAACCGAGGAATTGCTTCCGGAAGACATCCCACTCGATGTCCTTTACGAGGATGAGCACATCATCGTCATCAATAAAGAGCACGGACTCGTGGTCCACCCAGCCGCGGGAAATGCAAGCGGGACATTAGTGAATGCCCTGCTCCACCACTGCCAGGGACAACTCGCCGTCACCGAAGATAACGAGCGCCCGGGCATCGTCCACCGCCTGGACAAAGACACCTCGGGCTGCATTGTCGTAGCCAAGAGCAACCTCGCCCTCAAGTCACTGCTGAAGCAATTTGCGGACAGAGACACCAAGAAACAGTATCTGGCCGCCGTGCAAGGACGCCCCAAGCTGAGCGAGGACACAATTTTTACCAATATTGGCAGACACCCCGTCAACCGCATGAAAATGGCCGTGGTCAACCCTGGCTCAGGAAAACCAGCCATCACAAGCTACAAAGTACTGGGCACCCACGAGGAAAACGACACCTCACTCATGCTCTGCGACATTCACACCGGGCGCACCCACCAGATTCGCGTTCACATGGTGCACATTGGCACCCCCATTTTGGGAGATCCCATTTACTCCAAGATCTCCAGGCAGAAAAGCCAACCCGGCAGACTCATGCTTCACGCCAGAAGGCTGGTACTCAATCATCCGGCCACCGGAGAATCGATGGAGTTTCTCGCCCCAATCCCGAACGAATTTCATCCCTGGACCGAGCCTTTTTACTCGCCAGAAAGCCATAAAGCATAA